In one Capsicum annuum cultivar UCD-10X-F1 unplaced genomic scaffold, UCD10Xv1.1 ctg77624, whole genome shotgun sequence genomic region, the following are encoded:
- the LOC124894813 gene encoding glutathione S-transferase U1-like codes for MAGEKVKLLGYWASPFALRVHWALKPKGIEYDYQEEHLPNKNPLLLQYNPIHKKILVLIHNGKPIAESLFILEYIEETWKHNPILPEDPYERAKVRFWIKFVDDK; via the coding sequence ATGGCAGGCGAGAAAGTGAAATTGCTTGGATATTGGGCAAGTCCTTTTGCTCTGAGGGTTCATTGGGCACTGAAACCGAAAGGAATTGAATATGACTACCAAGAAGAACATCTTCCAAACAAAAATCCTTTGTTGTTGCAGTACAATCCAATTCATAAaaagattttagttttgattcataATGGGAAACCAATTGCAGAATCACTATTCATACTTGAATACATTGAAGAGACATGGAAGCACAATCCCATCCTCCCTGAAGATCCTTATGAACGAGCCAAAGTGCgattttggataaaatttgttGATGACAAG